cgatcagataatcatccaatttggcacaggttcatctcgtttagctaataatcttaaatagcacgcaagcgtatatatatccagtcttcctacctcctgtcccacgacagtttttcggcaggacagtttttcggcatagaccgtttgtcagcattcggttcgctctgtccgtcatcttatcacaggcccaatcttccttccgacgaagatatctatccgccgaacaccaacaagcgtcatcgcgtcagctgctcttctcgccaagccacacgttgtggccaaaagctcgtgcaaatccttgagctcgcctcactcggcaacacgattttctcaccaggaccgggctctcttataatgctggatcgcagccgtgctccagttctccccgcagtaaacctctctcgctttttcagccgtggcgcagttcgatgctgcctccactagcggcgaagaccgtgcgttgttgtagtggcatatcgttcgtgaaagaatcgtttttttgaatgaatcttctaggcgaacgaatcgttctcggtttacactcattcatgaagaatttttcagagttgtcatccacaatgagcgagtttcatatgagtctcagagatcaagagctctcattcgtgaacgaaaggactaaaccggtatacatgtcgagttgattaaacggatacatgtcgttcgtaaacgcaatgaactggtacatatcttatcttaacaaaattgatgagagtaaaccgggtcagttagccatttagcatgtcaatcttgcaaaatgtaaagcgcagttataggtactgtgcacatattgtttacatatttagcatacaaaagataaattccacgtttaatccccgatttatgaacgtgaatatatagatcaatatatgaaccgtctgaccaaacaattaaaatgctaatcatgcaagaaaacctcgtgatttgctcatctgaacaatttaaatagacgttatatatagaattcgcttatgaagacgccaaaatttgttaaacgtcgttatgacttaactctgtccgatgacgatgccactttttaaccacgaagcaaaggctttttgcagagttgtcatccacaccgaaatgtctaaagacattacatttgctttactgtgcatgtttaaacctcactgagatgatacagacataagtttcatgcaattattccggcaggatcaattatttagggacatatttcaccatttactggcatgattattcagaatttttcacgctactgcctcgtgtttggctgcagaacaacaagtgtgagtaaattttctatcgtctttttaggactgttatatgaaaagcatgcaaagtaaatgtctttagaaacggcttgaatttgaattactgcaattaacgttactgctatagacatgtctattggtacaatggtttataaaactaaacatgctacatcgtttcaaagcctctattttcacagtccatactacaacaggaaaacagcatcccaaatttatctgctccggaggctgtttaaaagggcccgaaggccaaaacaagaggaaaagatgcttttccaacaggactgtattaattcagacaaggtttgagcaattgtcaaatcagccaacaactacagcagccaaagcaagcatgaagctacttttacttgcaacacgggcctgcacatctcagtatttccatcctgttacttctgctagcagtgcaggctacacaggttcttcaagacatcacacaccccagccccttcccacgacccacagctacagcagctgaagcaaacgtgaggccgcctccattcgtaaacgcgccctcaactcttccgctccctcatgctactaaccatttttctgttcagtggcctccagctccagatttgccagaaggcagagggtaccaagacctattattggtcaggccgattattttatttatttatatatctatctcgaaccctcttcagccaacccctctaacgccagctcatcccctttcactaaaactcctaatctaccatagctaactctcctaacatgccctatctatctgtaatggtcaatcctcacttcagccatccttccgcaggagctttctctgtatctccccaccgccgcagtattgtccgctcctgcaggagccttttctgttttttcctcattgccgcagcagtctccgcttccgcaggagcctctacctatatttcaccactgccgcagcagtgtctgctcccgcaggagccctttccatccttccctactgccgcaattctcgctgccgcaagagcctcaaaaaaaaaaaaaataaataaataaataaataaataaaaatatatattttatgtccattctccaattcaacctcatcaggctcgcttttgtctaactccggaacgcccaatctaaattcacgatggaccctcctttcatcaacgactctggtttaaaaatattagtaatcaagtattcttaaaaaaaaaaaaaaaaaaaaaaaaaaaaaaatccattgattaatcgagtaataaaataaaatgtgtttttgcttaattatactgatgtgcgcatgcacagtaaatctgatgggtaggataaaatgtcaggaccccggacttttatttagtcgggttgacgtaccttttcagttctgtgtatgtgatgtgatgctagttttacttaaatcaaatggtcaaatgctcatgaactgactgtcagagcagttctggagatgttgttcaagtccttatttagtgagaccgcagacgcagaaattaccgtgagcgtaacgcgcgcttcagtgtgtgtgtgataaaggaagtcgcgctcctgctccattcagtaacagagacacacagaacatgcaggatttacatttaaatactgttccggcttaatatttagagatattaattcgtgaattggatgtaagtgcaattacctattttgattcattcattcaaaaaaaaaaaaaaaaaaaaaaaaaattaataataaaataaataataataataataataattggcaagttctttgccattccgcgttcaactgtaaattccgtttttgtgactggattccgcgatcccctccacgttttctgcattgcggaaattgtagggccctagttgtggtatgctagctctatcttgcaatggacacatgccacaacgttctctttacgtcctcaaatcaaaacactgctgactccttgcagtatgtgattttcggacgcagcgcttgtctccttccgccaaaaaaaaaaaaaaaaaaaaaaaagcgttgtcacattttaaaaaatacaataaatcattgcgaaagaacctgacgtgagatttagaataaattaaaagaggcttcgaagcagaggaatttgcctacatcattttttgtaatcgcgttactcgaggaatcgtttcagccctaaacttaagcagctcaaaaggggcctctcacataatccgatagatgccctcaGTTGTtgctcatcagacatttaaaaaaaaaaaaaaaaaaaaaatattcctccttaaatcatgttgtgtacttgaataatagaagcctctcagttatcgtttctttggccaaagtaagggccctccagccatcgttacaatctccttgcctatttcagcatcggacagggctctcccttccggtgcagctgggcagtggctcccttcggtcgcagtgtgagcctttcatctgtcattgagttgcgctgcgcgctcagcggcaggCGGGGTTATCcttcccggtgcagcagagccacaggcccccttcggtcgttgtgacagccctccatccgatgcatcaaattaagcctcgtatacagtcgcaagggggactctcccttccggtgcagcagagccgcagctcccttcggacgcagcgagagtccctccatcagtcgcgttttcttgcctactccgtatcggacggggctcccctaccggtgcagcagacccacggctcccttcggtcgcagggtgaacccccccgtctgagttatgttgcatgctcaatggcggaccaggatctccctcccgggggaacacagccgctggctcccttcggtcgcagcaggagccctccattcgatgcatcaaaccgttcctcgaatcttcttgcctattctgcatctgatggggctctcccttccggtgcagcagacccacggctcccttcggtcgcaggttgaaccccccatctgagttatgttgcatgctcaagggcggacagcgttctccctcccgggggaaaagagctgctggctcccttcggtcgcagtgagagccctccatcagacgcatcaagccatgcctcgcttcgcaagggggactcgcctttccggtgcagcagagcagcagctcccttcggacgcagcaaaagtccctccaacagtcgtattccagttagcgtcaatcagggctctcccctccggggcagcactcctgctgcagagttgcgaaccccctacggaggctgggagaaccctcagaggcaaaaaaaaaacgtgcctccataaacccgcaatgggggactcccccttccggtgcagcagagccgcagctcccttcggatgcagcgggagtccctccaacagtcgcgtctctttgccttctcagcatcggactagggctcctcttccggtgcagcagacccacagctcccttcggtcgcagtgtgaaccccccatctgagttatgttgcatgctcaacgatggctagggatctccctcccgatggggtacagccgctggctcccttcggttgcattaggagcccttcatccgacgtgccaaaccgcggctcgaatctcattgcctattcagcatctgacggggctctcccttctggtgcagcagacccacggctcccttcggtcgcagtgtgaaccccccgtccgagttatgttgcatactctatggcggccagggatctccctcccgatgggatacagtcgctggctcccttcagtcgcagtgagagccctccatcagatgcaacaaactgcgcctcgtactcagccgcaagagggactctcccttccggtgcagcagagccgcagctcccttcggaggcagcaagagtccctcatttcttgatatcaggcatcgtgctcctcccataagcggcacggagggctcgctggtaagacgttgcgagccgcagctctcgtcgaacactgggcgggctctcccggtcgctctgcattttcttcccaacacgcatattttggggggcaactaaattttagctctctggctgctgtcctatgtctttaagcttcttttggggagttatttgggttcgggctatgctccgggcccggacccctcccccaggacagcacgccaaaatatgcctactatttgccttcagattagatgtaagggtgaactcgtgaaatgtggttttattaacaaagttcgggagaagcacgatcagataatcatccaatttggcacaggttcatctcgtttagctaataatcttaaatagcacgcaagcgtatatatatccagtcttcctacctcctgtcccacgacagtttttctgcaaccctcctccaccccaactcctcacttctaatctatttatcccaaattagggatagggggagttatttgggttcgggctatgctccgggcccggacccctcccccaggacagcacgccaaaatatgcctactatttgccttcagattagatgtaagggtgaactcgtgaaatattttgcattttatgtcTGAGATCCCAAAGTTTGTTCTGTACTGAAGATATTTACATAATGGAGATAATTCATATTTCTTCACACTtgttttatcttgtttttcagtttttaactgtttttagttATTCATTACTAAATGGCAAATAAGCCATTTAATTTGATCACAAAAGCAGTTTGTTGAAGCATCATTTACTCTGTGACCACCTGCAACAGGACAGATTAAATATAATGAGCTTAACATAACTAGGACCACGGATAAACTGCTCCTCAAGTTGTTTTCAGAAGACTGTGGCCGTCTTGACCAGTTTGCTCAAATTTTAGACTGATTTCAAAaaccttcttagagaaaaatgaatTACTTGAGGTTTTCCAGTCAGGTTTTAGGGCAAAACACAGTACAGAATCAGCACTCTTTAAAGTctataatgatattttattaactGTTGACTGGGGCTTCTGCATTTGTTGTTCtgcaaaaaaaattctgcaaaaTGCTGTTGATCACACTATCTTGATTCTCATCTTGAGAAATATGTAGGAATCCAAGAAATGGCTCTTCAGTGGGTTATGTTGTATATGTCAAATAGATGTTTTGCAGTTAGGGTTGGGGAATTTTTATCGACCTCAGCTCCTCTCACCTGTGGTGTCCCACAAGGGTCTATTCTTGCCCCGCTACTTTTCTCTTTATATATGCTCCCTTTGGGGTCCATTTTTGGGGTCCTATTTTGGGCCGAGTGAGACTGTTAATCTTGGGCCTCGGGTCTcgtttaatttaactttttgttAATTTCACTACCATATCCAGAGATCTCTTTCTCAACTGGCACGGGAAAGGGGCTAATGTCATTCTGGCACTGCATAAAAATCATCAGCACTATAATCCTGATGAACTCATATGAAATGTTCAGGGGCTGAATCAAGAGCAGTAAAGTTCTTTCATGAGATAGAGCTGAAGATGTGCATAAAGCCATATTCGTTCAGTCCTTAAACTAACATCACCTCCCGTAGGGTCAGAGGTCACCAGGCATGACAAAGTGGAtgtcgtcctcttttggaaggccaaacaaagtagtttcggcTTTCACAGTGAATTCAACATGGCCACGGCTGCAAAAACCAGTctacaatgaaaataaaagttacgccttctttttttgcgtgaacatttgggcggcattatgcaaatcttcccacatagagACTAGAGATGGGGGCGTTTTAGAACGAGCCATTTTTGGGCagtgtggatgagtcttaactttgataaagaatatatctttgtatttgagactttagtctctgcagctttacagatcttcttcatgcaccaagagcttttaacactccaaagagaaaagaaaaattgaaatcgcatcatatgatccctttaatctAATCACCTTCAGTTTTCCATCAGCTCTGTGCTGATTATTCCTGCTCTTCACATGGATCACTACGATCAAGGCATTTACACCTGCTCTGCCAACAATTTCACGGGTAACTCGTCTGTCAGCATTCAGTTCGATGTCCTTCTATCCCAAAATCTCCACTCTCCGACTCTCACCCGCCTGACCTCTGGCATCAGTAGATGAAAACGTGTTTATTGATGTACTGATAGCCAAGCAGACCCTCTATGGCATCACAATCGAGTAGTTTGTACTGACAGAGAAACTTGCAGAAACCTGGTTCACGGTTTATTTTGGCCATTATGATGCatccaaaaaaaacatttatgtgagTCCAGGAACCAGCCGCTTCTCTGTCAGTGACCTGCTCCTGCTTAAAAATATGAAGAGTGTGTGACGTGAAGAACCTGCAGGATGGCCAGTGTGCTGTGTTGATGATGTGAAGCAGCTGGAGCGGAGAGCCAGACGTTATTGTGATTGTGTTTGCTGTGGTGCTGGCTGTGCCTGCTGCGGTGTGTGTTTGCTCGATCAACACCAGAACACACTGCACACAGCTGTACATCACACAGAGAGAGCGACGTGAGAGACTGGAGACGTGTGACAGTCTGTAGGCAGCTGGTGATGAAGGCCTGATGATGAGGAGATCAGAGGATAAAGCACAGAAAGGAAACTTCACTGCCCAGTTATTATACTAGACCACATATTAATACACAGGCACAGATTGTGACACTTTGTGGACTGAATAGAAGCAAAAAATGATTGCACTTTTGTTTTCTTCCATTTTCAGTGGAAGTTTTCTTTTATGTACTTGCGAAATGTCAGACATTAAAGGTTATGTAAATATGATCTTTTTTTATACTCTACACAATCTTACATTCTCTGAATTCTAAACGAGATTCTAAACAAAACACTTCTCAAGATATACTAAAGTTTTAGGAGCGTtctttggttgttgtttttttttcaaacacaattacaagttatattgttatttaaaaatgaaaataaaaatattcagtagGAATCTCTGATTTTCTCTCGTACTTCAGTAATGCTGCACATCAAATATCCttactttttttgttataaattgcttgttttacacAAGTTGCCTTCAATAAAAATGAGTTCATGTAACAATAAAAATTGCACACTAGGACAATGACACcagtctcttttattttttttaaaaataaaacttaaaaaatgttgtatttctaATTTCATTTATAGCACAGAGTTGATATGATGATACATGATAAACACATTTGACATTTGGATATGCCTACAGCAAATAGCACATGGATGTTCATCTGCTCTCCTTGCCAGAAAATGTGCAggaaaatgtaatacaaaacaatacaaaacaataataaaaaaggttttacagCAATAACTACAAATGAGAGTCAGAGTCCAAAAAGTCAATAGATTTTTACAGAAGATCCTCAAGGCAAAATCTGTTCAAAGAAGAAACAGAATCTGAGAGTAGGATATAAAGTACATGCAATAGTCACATAAATAATCTACTGAAAACAGAAAGGGTTGTTTTAAGTTCTTCTTAATTTTGACGTATTAATGACTAGATTTTGTTCAGACTAAATTGAATGAAACCCAAAGATGGCAGTATGGTGCTAATTATGAGATTACAGTGGAGTTTGCATCACTTTTGCAGATCTAGAACTCATGCGTAAACTAATCTAAGAAGCACAATAAGACCGAAGAGCTTGAGGAGAACATTACTGATATAAACAGCATCCAATTAGCTTTCTTCTGTttacaaacacatactgtatgtgcatAAACCAGTAGTGGCAAGTTACTTAGcatttttatggtatttttgaCCGTACGGCAtgttgaaaaacagaaaaacacttCAGGTGAAACAGACAGCCACTTTAAAAACACTTTCACCAAAAAAAAGTCTTCTCAGCGAGCTGTTTGTAACATCAAACGTCCAACGGTCCATAAACATGAATCGGTGTCTGTTACTCACACTGGTCAGATTGTCAGTAATAGTAGCCTTGATTTGCCTCATTGATTTTCTGTTCTATTCTCATTTTAAGCTCAGACACTAGAGCGGAGCTGATGCCACTACCATCTTTGTTTTGGCCAGATTTTTGGGAGCCGTCTGTGCTTTTGCTGGCCCTCCAGCTGGAGCTGCGGCTGGTGTTTCTGGAGGCCAGGGAGCCGGACACCGTGGGCACTGACCGCAGCCGCTCGCTTGACCGGGAGTGAACCAGAGGCGGAGGTGGGAGCACCGGAGCGCTGGGGGTCGGAGGTTTGGCTCTGGGGCTGCTGTGCTTTGTGTTGTGGATGTCACTCGCGTCATCATCAATGAAGAATTTTCCAAAGCTCTGGTCACTTCGTCCAAACCGTGGCCTAAAGGTCCAGCTGTGCTGCTCTTTGGGCCTCCTCCGGATGATGCGACGCGCTGGCGTGATCCTGTTGGACTTTGTGTTGCGAAAGTACACGATGGTGGAGATCACAACTGTCACCAAAACAATCACGGTAATGATGCTGACGGCCAGGCCAAGAGCTTTCATGGGATTGTCTCGGCTCTGCATCAGAAAGGCAGCCATGGGCCCTTTGAGCCgattctgaaaacacacacacacaaacattgttGTAAATAATTGTCACATAATGAACTTTATTggttttaagtgactttgaacatggaatggATGTTGGTGCCAGACGCGCTggtctaaatattttaaaaaacttcTTATCTACTGGGATTGTCACACACAACaatttctagggtttacagagaacggtctgaaaaagagaaaatatccagtgagcggcagttgtgtggacgaaaatgtcTTGTTGATGTCAGTGGAGAATGTGCAGACTGATTAGAGattatagaaaggcaacagtaacaaAAATAACCACTctttacaaccaaggtatgcagaatagagctcctgtcagataagaacaggaaacacaggatcaccaaaattggacaatagaagattggaaaaatgttctctggtctgatgagtctggatttctgctgcaacattcagattgTTGGGTCATAATTGCACACAAAGATGATGAAaacatggatccatcctgccttgtctcaacggttcaggctggtgggggtgtaatggtgtggggggtattttcttggcacactttgggccacTTAGTAGCAAGTGAGTATTGTTtgaatgccacagcctacctgagtattgttgctgaccatgtccatccctttatgactacagtttGCCCATCTTCTGCTTCCAGcaagataatgcaccatgtcacaaagctcaaatcatcttagactggtttcttgaacatgacaatgagttcactgtactcaaatggcctccacaagATCCCCCGATATCTCAATCCAATATaacagctttgggatgtggtggaacaggagattCACATTatggatgtgcagctgacaaatctgcagcatCTGCGTGATgatatcatgtcaatatggaccaaaatctctgaggaatgtttccaacaccttgttgaatcaatgccatgaagaattaaggcagttctgaaggcaaaagatCTAACCctgtactagcaaggtgtacccaATAAAGTGGCCAGTGTATAATATATGGTCAGAGTGTATaagtactttttgttttttttggacatTTACCATTTTAGTACTATGGTATTCTACACAACCAAAACAATTATCATTAAAAACTGCTTTGATCGTGCAGCGCACAAAGTGACCCTGATGTATAAATGTCTCACCGCCTCCATGATGTCGATTTTCACGACCGCTGTTGTACTGAAGGATGGAGAGCCTCGATCACGAGCCTGGACCACCACTGACCACCGGCAGTCTTTATTTTTGGTGATGTTCTGCACAATCTCCATAGACTTAATGAACGGTTTGAGCTTAATCTCTCCTGTGGATGTGTTAATGTCGAAGATGTTGTCTGGATCGGCTTTCATGATGGAATATTCAATCAGGTTATTGGGTTCCTCTGCGTCCTCATCCACAGCCTGAAAACAAACCAGAATCAGGTTCAAATAAGATCATTATATTCACAATCACACAATCAGTGAGATTATTGTTTAGTCAGATTGCTCACAGATGCAGAACTTTAAGCTGGTTGCAGTATCATGGGAGTTCATGCCATCAGGCTTGATGCCAGATTTGGTGTTTAAATATTAGTCTCATCTACTGGGACATAAGACAGATGGCTGTCCACAACATAACAGTTCTGTTGGAGAACACAAACCTCTATTTTCACAGGCGCCCCAATGATCATGGTCTTCTCCAGGAAGTTCTGGTTGAACTCTGGTGAGTGGTCATTTTGATCCAGCACCGTGACAAAAACCTCAGTGAGGCTGTATTTGCCCTCAGTGTCTTCAGCTTTCACATAGAAATTATATTTGGACTTCACTTCAGCGTCTAAAGAGGCCCAGGGCTGTGTGTAAATGATGCCGGACGTGGGGTGAATGAGAAACCTGAAACAGCCAAAAGTCAAAAGATTTTATTCAGAACAATGATGTAGTTAACATCACAGATGCTATTTAACTTGTGCTTCTAGTTTGAGAAGTTTCCAAAAGTTGAGATGAACAAATCCTACACTGGTTTCAGCATCTTGATGATGATTTACAAGCGCTCTGTTCACTGGTCATTTTAAGAACCAAATAAACGTGGGTGTGTGCCTGGTATTAAAACCATTATAAGAGCTTGTCATCAAGTCTGCTTTATTCTTGTCAGTGTGACTCTCTGCATGTGAAAATTAACAGTCAGCCAGAAAGCTGTTATTTTTCACACCATTATAATTTGCCTCCTGCTTTGAGGAAGAATCAAGGCATAAATTTACAGGTTTTGCATTACCCGAATGTGTTCTACcttcagctgtcaaatcgctcgcTAATTGGGCCCTGACTCACTCGCGGGTGTGGAGACGCTATTTTTACTTCTCCAATCCAATTACAAGATTAGCCAGCTCCCTCACTGGAGTCTGTCTGTAAGCTGTTTTGTGCTTGTCCTTTAGTCCTTTATCGGTCTTATAAAAACAGCGAAGCATCCAGATATGGACAAGTGTGAGGTCATCTGGGCCACTTTTCCTGAGGTTGACCTATAACCCTTTACTCAAGATGACTGACAGAACTAATATGAGAATATCACACAGCATCCAGTTAAAATCACAGACATTGAGTTTGGGTCCCATTCTGTTTGAGCCATTTACTTGCAAAAATATTGAGCTGTTTTTTGAAGAGTGTTGTCTATTAATAATTGAAACTTAATACAAACAGATGACTAACTAAATTTTATGTAAAGGCAAAACATCTTTCTGAATATGGCATTGCATAAGAGCTGTGGAAGAATCATTAAAAGCCAGTAATGTTCAATGCTGAGGTCTGAACTCACAGATCAGCACCAGAGCCGTAGATGGAATATTTCACTTCTCCCCAAAGCCCTGAGTCCGAGTCAGTCGCCTGGAAAAACACCAGATACACATCAGTGCTCAAACACGGACACAGAACAAACCCAAACACACGAAACGTTTAACATTAGACCCGGAGCTGCAAATATTCCAGTGCTGTAAGATGACGTGCTCATTCTTTACTGTTAAACATCATTTCAAGCTGCTCACAGTCACTGAGATGACGTTGGAGCCTCCTGGGGAGTTCTCAGGGATCCTGGCGATGTAAAACTCAGAGGAGAACTTTGGAATGTTGTCATTTGTGTCCAAAAGATTGATAACGATATCCGCAGTGGCACTGAAGCGCTCGGGAGTGTCGATCTCCACCGCTAACAGCTGAAAAacagcacacacactcctcagaATAACACATACAGCTAAAAGATAACCTTCTCTCAGTGCGATCAGGATCAGACCTTGAATGTTAAGAACTGGTGTTTTTCGTAGTCGATGGCTGATGAGTTTTCCACAATGATGGTGACTTGGGCTTCATTGAGAACCGTCTGAGGAACCACACGGAGAACCCGAGAGGGTCCCACCAACAGCAGCCTGAACTTAGCATTTGCTCCCTGGATCAGAACAGGAGAGTATATAGAGTATGGAGAATTAATGgggaaaaaactgtaaaaacattcacagaaaaagaagaaactcCTTAAAAAATGAACAAAGCACTATTTCTAATAGAAGTATTTAGTTACTCTATTAGTCAAGAAAAAAGGCAAAAACAGCAGATGTTTTTATGGCAGATGTCAACAATCTTAATCTTAATCATTGAGCCATAATGTGTGTCAGTCCCACAGTTTGTGCATCACCATCTTTGTGGTTTGTGTGAAATGTGGACAGAAATCATCAGTCTATGAGCTgctcaataactcattacaactGAATGAAACAAACTAAAAGTGTGCGATTCACATCAAATACAGCACTGCTGCCTTGTTCTGCTGTTGACTTGCAGTTTAATTCTCACACTTTTA
This portion of the Carassius gibelio isolate Cgi1373 ecotype wild population from Czech Republic chromosome A12, carGib1.2-hapl.c, whole genome shotgun sequence genome encodes:
- the LOC128025610 gene encoding cadherin-related family member 1-like isoform X1, which encodes MKSMRKKQSLILLISLCMSMAQSDFAPYFYDNGAGSSNGNLALFSISEDTSVGTHVYTLNGSDPEGEPVTYGMTFDKGSRDYFSVEPKSGNVTLIETLDREVQDEIVAFVSITDGRNKVVENVRVFITDANDEKPEFLNLPFVVDVPEDAASGSSIYRVQAIDRDLGSGGSVTYYLQEKYLHQLSFRLQSTPSTKFTIDGHSGVLRIRAGESLDYELSRTHFVTVVAKDGGGKYHGKYQVMTSTAIITINVLDTQDSPPVFVGTPYFGFVYEVSVPGSEIFTVFAKDGDQNNPNAIHYSILSGSDGFFSINSTSGCISLTSFPVQLRNELYEIKVKAAEVGPDRFSDYSVTTVTIRVVDLNNHPPTFYGENGQQNHFDLTMYEHPPEGEILRGLKITVNDSDQGANAKFRLLLVGPSRVLRVVPQTVLNEAQVTIIVENSSAIDYEKHQFLTFKLLAVEIDTPERFSATADIVINLLDTNDNIPKFSSEFYIARIPENSPGGSNVISVTATDSDSGLWGEVKYSIYGSGADLFLIHPTSGIIYTQPWASLDAEVKSKYNFYVKAEDTEGKYSLTEVFVTVLDQNDHSPEFNQNFLEKTMIIGAPVKIEAVDEDAEEPNNLIEYSIMKADPDNIFDINTSTGEIKLKPFIKSMEIVQNITKNKDCRWSVVVQARDRGSPSFSTTAVVKIDIMEANRLKGPMAAFLMQSRDNPMKALGLAVSIITVIVLVTVVISTIVYFRNTKSNRITPARRIIRRRPKEQHSWTFRPRFGRSDQSFGKFFIDDDASDIHNTKHSSPRAKPPTPSAPVLPPPPLVHSRSSERLRSVPTVSGSLASRNTSRSSSWRASKSTDGSQKSGQNKDGSGISSALVSELKMRIEQKINEANQGYYY
- the LOC128025610 gene encoding cadherin-related family member 1-like isoform X2, encoding MKSMRKKQSLILLISLCMSMAQSDFAPYFYDNGAGSSNGNLALFSISEDTSVGTHVYTLNGSDPEGEPVTYGMTFDKGSRDYFSVEPKSGNVTLIETLDREVQDEIVAFVSITDGRNKVVENVRVFITDANDEKPEFLNLPFVVDVPEDAASGSSIYRVQAIDRDLGSGGSVTYYLQSTPSTKFTIDGHSGVLRIRAGESLDYELSRTHFVTVVAKDGGGKYHGKYQVMTSTAIITINVLDTQDSPPVFVGTPYFGFVYEVSVPGSEIFTVFAKDGDQNNPNAIHYSILSGSDGFFSINSTSGCISLTSFPVQLRNELYEIKVKAAEVGPDRFSDYSVTTVTIRVVDLNNHPPTFYGENGQQNHFDLTMYEHPPEGEILRGLKITVNDSDQGANAKFRLLLVGPSRVLRVVPQTVLNEAQVTIIVENSSAIDYEKHQFLTFKLLAVEIDTPERFSATADIVINLLDTNDNIPKFSSEFYIARIPENSPGGSNVISVTATDSDSGLWGEVKYSIYGSGADLFLIHPTSGIIYTQPWASLDAEVKSKYNFYVKAEDTEGKYSLTEVFVTVLDQNDHSPEFNQNFLEKTMIIGAPVKIEAVDEDAEEPNNLIEYSIMKADPDNIFDINTSTGEIKLKPFIKSMEIVQNITKNKDCRWSVVVQARDRGSPSFSTTAVVKIDIMEANRLKGPMAAFLMQSRDNPMKALGLAVSIITVIVLVTVVISTIVYFRNTKSNRITPARRIIRRRPKEQHSWTFRPRFGRSDQSFGKFFIDDDASDIHNTKHSSPRAKPPTPSAPVLPPPPLVHSRSSERLRSVPTVSGSLASRNTSRSSSWRASKSTDGSQKSGQNKDGSGISSALVSELKMRIEQKINEANQGYYY